In Harmonia axyridis chromosome 6, icHarAxyr1.1, whole genome shotgun sequence, a single window of DNA contains:
- the LOC123683059 gene encoding uncharacterized protein LOC123683059, with product MIRDGRTRWTQEENILIVRVHFIAQDLHLTTGRTYRDLLTNTWNDINPGKQSYPNFLANRVRWIFQHEKFSSVELDSIKRSIRPYAPAPTDDTINKDTQHPELQAPTIPTIAQRIFQKNIQMYAGVSLHQRPKIPRQKGSRVILESIDKVNLILTSKINPKSTLEEVIDYVYAGAMTVCEENGIRVIRTQLNPGGDSTPPWKMSLENKITKIRTKIGKLHTYLNAILPSKKMTKNIRRIASEFHIRSTNERFKEELTILYDTLKQKVKALGHRVRRYNERVTRYKNNQLYYKNQKQFYRQLEGTTATEGCYPIPKSMHETWMKIWDHTGEHDDEAPWIREAEREYEKYIMEETVITVDDIKAALKTANNWSAPGPDGIHNYWWKYFNSTHRKLAELFQKALIDPTHIPPSCTLGTTHMIPKGTRNEDASNYRPITCLPAIYKILTGILTQRIWKHVSKHNILATQQGVCRRDVKGCKELLIIDSIITKQAKKKLRNLSMAWVDYKKAFDC from the coding sequence ATGATAAGAGATGGAAGGACACGATGGACGCAGGAAGAAAATATCCTCATTGTACGTGTCCATTTCATAGCACAGGATCTTCATTTAACAACCGGAAGAACATACAGAGACCTCCTCACAAACACCTGGAATGACATAAATCCAGGTAAACAGTCCTACCCAAATTTTTTGGCAAATAGAGTCAGATGGATTTTCCAACATGAGAAGTTCTCAAGTGTCGAGCTTGACTCAATTAAACGAAGTATTAGACCTTATGCTCCAGCCCCAACTGATGACACCATAAATAAAGACACACAGCACCCCGAACTTCAAGCACCAACAATACCTACAATAGCGCAGCGGATTTTTCAGAAGAATATACAGATGTATGCTGGAGTCTCCCTCCACCAAAGGCCCAAAATTCCGAGACAAAAAGGATCTCGGGTAATACTCGAGAGTATAGATAAGGTAAACCTCATATTAACATCTAAGATAAATCCCAAGTCAACTCTTGAAGAAGTCATAGATTACGTGTACGCTGGAGCGATGACTGTGTGCGAGGAAAACGGTATTCGTGTGATTCGCACACAACTTAACCCAGGAGGAGATAGTACGCCACCGTGGAAAATGAGCCtggaaaacaaaataacaaaaattagaactaaaattggaaaattacatACTTACCTGAATGCTATTTTACCAAGCAAGAAAATGACCAAAAACATAAGGCGCATAGCATCGGAATTTCACATCAGAAGCACCAATGAGCGATTTAAAGAAGAACTCACCATTCTTTATGATACCCTGAAACAAAAAGTAAAAGCGTTAGGGCACCGTGTAAGGCGATACAACGAAAGAGTCACACGTTACAAAAACAATCAACTCtattataaaaatcaaaaacaattctATAGACAACTTGAAGGAACAACAGCAACTGAGGGATGCTATCCAATACCCAAAAGCATGCACGAGACGTGGATGAAGATCTGGGATCATACAGGTGAACATGATGATGAGGCTCCCTGGATCCGGGAAGCTGAAAGAGAATATGAAAAATACATCATGGAAGAAACCGTAATCACTGTAGATGACATAAAAGCTGCACTAAAAACAGCCAACAATTGGTCTGCACCGGGACCTGACGGAATTCACAACTACTGGTGGAAATACTTCAACTCTACGCATAGGAAATTAGCCGAACTATTTCAGAAAGCACTAATAGACCCAACACACATTCCTCCGTCCTGCACACTCGGCACCACCCACATGATACCAAAAGGAACAAGAAATGAAGACGCATCAAATTACAGGCCAATTACATGCCTACCGGCAATTTATAAAATACTCACTGGAATTTTGACACAGAGAATATGGAAACACGTGAGTAAACACAACATTCTAGCCACACAACAGGGCGTATGCCGGAGGGATGTGAAAGGATGCAAAGAGTTGCTAATTATAGACTCTATAATAACGAAGCAGGCAAAGAAGAAACTTCGAAACCTGTCCATGGCGTGGGTTGACTACAAAAAAGCCTTCGACTGCTGA
- the LOC123683060 gene encoding uncharacterized protein LOC123683060, translated as MSKRNGIKINHQLYIDDLKLYAANEEQLLRELKIVASFTETIKMEMGLDKCAVLHIKRGKITSGEAMLVQDNLKIQNLGPEETYKYLGIQQGLEIKTAETKAKFEDKFMGRLKKILQSKLNARSIFTSINLKAIDTQMRVLLTKYGMHHPHASTNRLYVPIKDGGRGLQNIESTHHKVVKDMREYFLSSNLPFFKALCEEDNNITPLNMVSRIQPPEPPNINELSAVWHGKALHGRYPTALERNEIDKERSLNYLKAGYLFPETEGRLAAIQDQVVSTRAYQRSILKKDIPSDRCRKCSRTMETIQHITSSCPTLAPREYTDRHNALAKAYHQAIAIKNGLIKEHSKIHQYLPKEILENNEVKLYWDHPLITDRPILHNRPDIVVFLKEERRVIIVDITVPADDNAERAYTEKIIKYHDLAFELKEIYKLTSTSILLLVITTNGLVEKHLLENTNRLGLDEGLIGDAQKEVILWTTRIVRRFLTSS; from the exons atgAGTAAAAGAAACGGCATTAAAATCAACCATCAGCTGTACATTGACGATTTGAAATTGTACGCTGCAAATGAGGAACAACTACTAAGAGAGTTAAAAATTGTCGCATCCTTCACTGAAACAATCAAGATGGAGATGGGCCTGGACAAATGTGCCGTATTACACATTAAAAGAGGGAAAATCACGAGTGGAGAGGCGATGTTGGTGCAAGACAATTTGAAAATCCAAAATCTAGGCCCAGAAGAGACCTACAAATACCTGGGAATCCAACAAGGTTTAGAGATAAAAACTGCAGAAACCAAAGCAAAGTTTGAAGATAAATTCATGGGCAGGCTGAAAAAGATTTTACAGAGTAAACTGAATGCCAGATCAATTTTCACATCCATAA ACCTCAAAGCGATAGACACTCAAATGCGAGTGCTACTAACGAAATATGGCATGCACCACCCCCATGCATCCACCAACCGATTATACGTGCCAATAAAAGACGGAGGGAGGGGGCTTCAGAATATTGAATCCACCCATCACAAAGTAGTTAAGGACATGCGAGAATACTTTCTATCTAGTAACTTACCTTTTTTCAAAGCACTGTGCGAAGAGGATAACAACATCACGCCACTGAATATGGTCTCAAGAATTCAACCCCCGGAACCACCCAACATCAATGAATTGTCTGCGGTATGGCATGGGAAGGCGCTCCATGGAAGATACCCCACTGCCCTAGAAAGGAACGAAATAGATAAAGAAAGATCTCTAAACTATCTTAAAGCAGGTTACCTTTTCCCGGAAACAGAAGGCAGACTAGCAGCCATACAGGATCAAGTGGTTTCCACACGAGCTTACCAGAGGAGTATATTAAAGAAGGATATACCCTCTGATAGATGCCGCAAGTGCTCACGGACAATGGAAACGATACAACACATCACATCCTCCTGCCCCACCCTCGCTCCAAGAGAGTACACGGATCGCCACAATGCCTTGGCAAAGGCATACCATCAAGCCATCGCCATTAAAAATGGTTTAATAAAAGAACACAGCAAAATACATCAATACTTACCCAAGGAGATACTGGAAAATAATGAGGTAAAACTTTACTGGGACCACCCGCTCATCACGGATAGACCAATCCtacacaacaggccagatattgTGGTGTTCTTAAAAGAGGAAAGAAGGGTGATTATAGTGGATATCACAGTTCCGGCAGACGACAACGCTGAGCGAGCATATACTGAGAAGATAATCAAATATCATGATCTGGCTTTCGAACTTAAGGAAATATATAAACTTACCAGTACATCAATATTGCTTCTTGTTATCACCACCAACGGCCTCGTTGAGAAACATCTACTTGAAAACACGAACAGGCTCGGACTTGATGAGGGCCTCATTGGAGATGCACAAAAGGAGGTCATCCTCTGGACCACAAGGATCGTCCGAAGATTCCTGACCAGCAGCTGA